From the genome of Acidimicrobiales bacterium, one region includes:
- a CDS encoding OmpA family protein translates to MTGTMRDPRDRRNRDFGPAFGLGRRSRRIPRAGLADALGSRSTWIAVAVLVAFFAVIALGTNAPTEERATEQDLTASVQGAMVQAGLPTVEVRVVDWTVILEGRVATDELKEAAERVAFAQPDVISVQNRLYVPPTIEETITTTTLPDLPAALADLVLQARLSAVAAHPPIQFESGGDRITLESVPTLDRLAAFLLFEPTIRVQIIGHTDSDEKSPGDNLRLSTTRAEAVRTQLLARGVEPDRLITLGLGHTDPIADNLTKTGKAANRRIEFLLLREGETGLPPPPVASESNDTTTGG, encoded by the coding sequence GTGACCGGAACGATGCGGGACCCCCGGGACCGCCGAAACCGGGACTTCGGTCCCGCCTTCGGCCTCGGACGGCGATCCCGGCGTATACCCCGGGCCGGCCTAGCCGACGCCTTGGGTAGTCGCTCCACCTGGATCGCCGTGGCCGTCCTCGTCGCCTTCTTCGCTGTTATCGCCCTGGGGACCAATGCCCCAACCGAGGAGCGGGCGACCGAGCAGGACCTCACGGCCTCCGTCCAGGGGGCGATGGTCCAGGCCGGCCTGCCAACAGTCGAAGTCCGGGTCGTCGACTGGACAGTGATTCTGGAGGGCCGGGTGGCCACCGACGAACTGAAGGAAGCCGCCGAGCGAGTGGCCTTCGCCCAACCGGACGTCATTAGCGTCCAGAACCGCCTATACGTCCCCCCGACAATCGAAGAGACGATCACCACCACCACGCTCCCCGACCTCCCAGCCGCCCTGGCCGACCTGGTACTCCAGGCCCGCCTGAGCGCGGTGGCCGCCCATCCGCCGATCCAGTTCGAGAGCGGCGGCGACCGGATCACCCTGGAGTCGGTACCCACGCTCGACCGGCTGGCCGCCTTCCTGTTGTTCGAGCCGACCATTCGGGTTCAGATCATCGGCCACACCGACAGCGACGAGAAGTCGCCTGGCGACAACCTCCGCCTGTCCACTACCCGGGCCGAGGCGGTCCGCACCCAATTACTGGCCCGTGGCGTGGAGCCCGACCGGCTGATCACTCTGGGCCTCGGCCACACCGACCCCATCGCCGACAACCTGACGAAGACCGGCAAGGCAGCCAACCGCCGTATCGAGTTTCTGCTCCTCCGCGAGGGAGAGACCGGTCTCCCCCCTCCGCCCGTGGCGAGCGAGTCGAACGACACCACCACCGGGGGTTGA
- a CDS encoding ABC transporter permease subunit — protein MTDQTTAEPLDTSDAASADGPAKQLSSRQKSAIAFGPFLILWFAWWRLGSHHITRTGKYEGESAALEWLYRVPRTWTVDWFNFAGRDGFASVSYKATGWVNTWFDHLRYEEFFQFTVAWHLSKGPWLLVLLACLGAAGWMAWRTRSNRWLMATVAVAWMGWSFDLLDFLHVPTTPWVYVFLVLGIASAARTLQNRTFGWTAATATVATIGWLALQTNEESFNVKAFFRQVARWLEFPLDVTEGLLISGYGPWHLPDMPWLFIFVLLVGGAGWLAWQRRSTPLAVTTLLLGWMAVVSLYEPWHIPALPWIVIAGLFGVVGWKLGGWRLTLLSVGFILYAAFVGEPAEQAGAETRWDKTMITLSAVLVAVPIAALLGGLIGLVAAKRRRVEQFLIPIMNLTQAFPHFTFLIPIGVFIGLSHKAGVIATIAYAIPPMARVTILGIQGISSEVIEAGIMGGCTRRQMLWKVELPAARHSLLVGINQVVMECLAMVVIASFVGTAGLGQDLLFRLTGLHIGAGTEIGIAIVVMAITLDRLSQALGRLQPTRHAEGAPFWKRHPYLLATGAVVVGGLLLAQAWDAAFRVPNSWMRGHEGVWEFLVDNGKSDVAWWHLSGGRWLVLFLAAIAVAGWRAWDTRRYRWLFAATAVTLVGWSVDLFDFLHLSTKPWIYVFVVAGVAALAYGSSVRTRLLTQASEEDNSDLAATAQAQQSLRFTWTAVMTAIVALGWVTLRTIDESFTVNLRDITITFRDYLESWVLLPMRDAYLTVPWVGLVLLFGVVGYFINGRRPALMAAGMVAFISLAGFWWQAMWNFYQLTFAVLLAIVFGVPFGIWAATTARRNTAVQVFLDFFQTFPSFVYLFPAIMFFDVSETAIIVAVVLSASVPAIRYTIFGIQNVPAPLVEASTMAGCTRRQTLWKVKLPMAVPEIMLGVNQTIMFGLFMVMIAGLIKTTGLARELIEAQPNIDSGRAIVAGIAVACIGMASDVLISEWADKRKRQLGLIS, from the coding sequence ATGACGGATCAGACCACGGCCGAGCCCCTCGACACCTCTGACGCTGCTTCGGCCGACGGACCAGCGAAACAACTCTCCAGTCGCCAGAAGTCGGCGATTGCCTTCGGCCCGTTCCTGATTCTGTGGTTCGCCTGGTGGCGGCTCGGGTCACACCACATCACTCGAACTGGCAAGTACGAAGGGGAGTCCGCGGCGCTTGAGTGGCTGTACCGGGTTCCGCGGACCTGGACCGTCGACTGGTTCAACTTTGCGGGCCGGGACGGCTTCGCCAGCGTCAGTTACAAGGCCACGGGGTGGGTGAACACCTGGTTCGACCATCTCCGCTACGAAGAGTTCTTCCAGTTCACCGTGGCGTGGCACCTCTCCAAGGGGCCGTGGCTGTTGGTCCTACTGGCCTGCCTCGGAGCGGCCGGCTGGATGGCCTGGCGTACCCGTAGCAACCGTTGGCTGATGGCCACCGTGGCCGTGGCATGGATGGGCTGGTCGTTCGACCTGTTGGACTTCCTGCACGTTCCCACAACGCCGTGGGTCTACGTCTTCTTGGTGCTCGGCATCGCCTCGGCGGCCCGGACTCTGCAGAATCGGACGTTCGGATGGACGGCGGCGACCGCAACCGTCGCCACCATCGGATGGTTGGCCCTGCAGACCAACGAGGAGTCCTTCAACGTCAAGGCCTTCTTCCGCCAGGTCGCACGATGGCTGGAGTTCCCCCTGGACGTCACCGAAGGGCTCCTCATCAGCGGCTACGGGCCGTGGCACCTACCCGACATGCCGTGGCTGTTCATCTTCGTCCTCCTAGTCGGTGGCGCAGGCTGGCTGGCCTGGCAACGCCGGAGCACCCCCCTAGCCGTAACGACCCTGCTGTTGGGCTGGATGGCCGTGGTGAGCCTCTACGAGCCATGGCATATTCCCGCACTGCCGTGGATCGTGATTGCCGGCCTCTTCGGTGTCGTCGGTTGGAAGCTGGGTGGCTGGCGCCTCACCCTCCTGTCGGTCGGATTCATTCTCTACGCCGCCTTCGTTGGTGAACCTGCGGAACAGGCCGGAGCGGAGACGCGCTGGGACAAGACGATGATCACGCTGTCCGCGGTCCTGGTGGCCGTTCCGATCGCCGCCCTGCTCGGAGGCCTCATCGGTCTGGTGGCTGCCAAGCGACGTCGGGTCGAACAGTTCCTGATCCCGATCATGAACCTGACCCAGGCCTTCCCGCACTTCACCTTCCTCATCCCGATCGGCGTGTTCATCGGCCTCTCGCACAAGGCGGGTGTCATCGCCACGATCGCCTACGCCATCCCGCCAATGGCCCGGGTGACGATCCTCGGCATCCAGGGGATCTCGAGTGAGGTCATCGAGGCGGGGATCATGGGCGGCTGTACACGACGGCAGATGCTGTGGAAGGTTGAGTTGCCCGCCGCCCGCCACTCCCTCCTGGTTGGCATCAACCAGGTGGTGATGGAGTGCCTGGCCATGGTGGTCATTGCGTCCTTCGTCGGCACTGCCGGCCTGGGGCAGGACCTCCTGTTCCGTCTTACGGGACTCCACATCGGCGCCGGAACGGAGATCGGGATCGCCATCGTCGTCATGGCCATCACCCTGGATCGCCTCAGCCAGGCGCTGGGTCGGCTCCAACCGACCCGCCACGCAGAGGGCGCGCCTTTCTGGAAACGCCACCCTTACCTCCTGGCCACGGGGGCCGTGGTGGTGGGCGGTCTCCTTCTGGCCCAAGCCTGGGATGCCGCCTTCCGTGTTCCCAACTCGTGGATGCGGGGCCATGAGGGCGTTTGGGAATTCCTCGTGGATAATGGCAAGAGCGATGTGGCGTGGTGGCACCTGTCCGGTGGTCGGTGGCTGGTGCTCTTCCTGGCCGCCATCGCAGTCGCCGGGTGGAGAGCCTGGGACACCCGGCGCTACCGCTGGCTCTTCGCTGCGACCGCCGTGACCCTGGTGGGATGGTCCGTCGATCTCTTCGACTTCCTGCACCTCTCCACAAAGCCGTGGATCTACGTCTTCGTGGTGGCCGGCGTCGCCGCCTTAGCGTACGGCTCTTCGGTACGAACCAGGCTGCTGACCCAGGCCTCCGAGGAGGACAACTCGGACCTCGCGGCCACCGCGCAGGCCCAACAGTCGCTGCGTTTCACCTGGACGGCAGTCATGACGGCGATCGTGGCGCTTGGCTGGGTGACCCTCCGAACCATCGACGAATCCTTCACCGTCAACCTCCGCGACATCACCATCACCTTCCGGGATTATCTCGAGTCCTGGGTCCTGCTGCCCATGCGCGACGCCTACCTCACCGTTCCGTGGGTGGGCCTCGTCCTGCTCTTCGGTGTGGTCGGATACTTCATCAACGGTCGCCGACCCGCCCTGATGGCCGCGGGCATGGTCGCCTTCATCTCCCTCGCCGGGTTCTGGTGGCAGGCCATGTGGAACTTCTACCAGCTGACCTTTGCCGTGTTGCTGGCAATCGTCTTCGGCGTTCCGTTCGGGATCTGGGCGGCAACTACCGCGCGACGCAACACGGCAGTGCAAGTGTTCCTCGACTTCTTCCAGACCTTCCCGTCGTTCGTCTACCTATTTCCGGCCATCATGTTCTTCGACGTCTCCGAAACGGCGATCATCGTTGCCGTGGTCCTCTCCGCATCCGTACCGGCCATCCGGTACACGATCTTCGGCATCCAGAACGTGCCGGCGCCACTGGTCGAGGCGTCCACAATGGCCGGCTGTACCCGACGGCAGACCCTCTGGAAGGTGAAATTGCCGATGGCCGTGCCGGAAATCATGCTCGGCGTCAACCAGACAATCATGTTTGGCCTCTTCATGGTCATGATCGCCGGACTCATCAAGACCACGGGGCTGGCCCGGGAACTCATCGAGGCGCAGCCCAACATCGACAGTGGCCGGGCCATCGTCGCCGGCATTGCCGTGGCCTGTATAGGCATGGCATCTGATGTGCTGATCTCAGAATGGGCCGACAAGCGCAAGCGTCAACTCGGCCTCATCTCCTGA
- a CDS encoding cytochrome P450 — protein MATIDDIDLTDLDVFVERMPHDWFDLLRQEAPVWRHPATDEHPEPFWVVSSYEHISEAHRSGTLFSHQTGPGRDGAGGVALNDIAPGRGPGLQMVMTDPPQHTRYRKLVNTGFTPRMVRRMEDVMRLRTTIILDRICEQGTADFVLDVAAELPLMAIADIIGVPDNERHLLLDWSNRTIGGSDPEYMDEGAEENHSSTYEKAMIEMATYAHGLSDRKRTEPEDDLWTVLTSATVTLDDGTTSELTDIERDLFFTLLLVAGNETTRNAISLGLMGFLDHPDQWGPLTEGAEMDEVAVDEILRYTSPVNYFRRTATADTELGGQQIRAGDKVTLWYPSGNRDEKVYDDPHRMDLTRHPNHHLAFGGGGAHYCLGANLARLELKLVFEGLARRMPDIASTGPADRLRMSFVNGIKHLPVEFTPSEPVLVP, from the coding sequence ATGGCCACCATCGACGACATCGACCTCACAGACCTCGACGTGTTCGTCGAGCGGATGCCCCACGACTGGTTCGACCTACTCCGCCAGGAAGCACCGGTGTGGCGTCACCCGGCCACCGACGAGCACCCGGAACCGTTCTGGGTGGTTTCGTCCTACGAACACATCTCCGAGGCCCACCGGTCAGGGACCCTGTTCTCCCACCAGACCGGGCCGGGACGGGACGGTGCCGGCGGGGTAGCCCTGAACGACATCGCGCCCGGCCGCGGCCCGGGCCTCCAAATGGTCATGACCGACCCGCCCCAGCACACGAGGTACCGCAAGCTGGTCAACACCGGGTTCACGCCGCGCATGGTCCGACGCATGGAGGACGTCATGCGGCTCCGCACGACCATCATCCTGGACCGGATCTGCGAGCAGGGGACGGCCGACTTTGTGTTGGACGTGGCCGCCGAACTCCCCCTGATGGCTATCGCCGACATCATCGGGGTACCTGACAATGAACGGCACCTGCTACTGGACTGGAGCAACCGGACTATCGGTGGAAGCGATCCTGAATACATGGACGAGGGTGCCGAGGAAAATCACAGTTCTACCTACGAGAAAGCCATGATCGAGATGGCTACGTACGCCCACGGCCTGTCCGACCGCAAGCGCACCGAGCCAGAGGATGACCTCTGGACGGTCCTCACGTCGGCCACTGTGACGCTGGACGACGGCACGACGTCCGAGTTGACCGACATCGAACGGGACCTCTTCTTCACCCTGCTGCTGGTGGCCGGTAACGAGACGACTCGCAACGCCATCAGCCTTGGCCTGATGGGCTTTCTCGACCATCCCGACCAGTGGGGTCCACTCACCGAGGGGGCCGAGATGGACGAGGTCGCCGTGGACGAGATCCTGCGGTACACCAGCCCGGTCAACTACTTCCGGCGTACGGCCACCGCGGACACGGAGCTGGGGGGCCAGCAGATCCGGGCCGGAGACAAGGTGACCCTCTGGTACCCGTCGGGGAATCGGGACGAGAAGGTCTACGACGACCCCCACCGCATGGACCTGACCCGTCACCCCAACCACCATCTGGCTTTCGGTGGCGGCGGTGCCCACTATTGCTTGGGGGCGAACCTGGCCCGTCTGGAGCTGAAGCTAGTGTTCGAGGGCCTCGCCCGGCGGATGCCCGACATCGCCTCTACCGGTCCGGCTGACCGGCTGCGGATGAGCTTCGTGAACGGGATAAAGCACCTTCCGGTCGAGTTCACCCCGTCCGAACCCGTACTGGTCCCCTGA
- a CDS encoding VOC family protein has product MTLSNRSTPPDWRGVHHLALVTPDMDATVRFYVGVLGMPLVATLRAGPMRHYFFELGPGNTIAFFEVPDAETFSKPAGAPSSRAIQFDHVSFAVDDEAALVALQQRLMAAGCEVTPVVDHHILRSIYFHDVSGIALEASWWTTGGRDLGFRPDDPEMFADPDPVPAVAELAGDGLSSTPTTRLR; this is encoded by the coding sequence GTGACGCTAAGCAACCGATCCACGCCTCCGGACTGGCGTGGCGTCCACCACCTGGCCCTGGTCACCCCTGACATGGACGCCACAGTTCGTTTCTACGTCGGCGTCCTCGGCATGCCGCTAGTCGCCACACTGCGGGCCGGACCGATGCGCCACTACTTCTTCGAGCTCGGCCCGGGGAACACCATCGCCTTCTTTGAGGTTCCGGATGCCGAGACGTTCTCCAAGCCGGCGGGTGCACCCTCGTCACGGGCTATCCAGTTCGACCACGTATCGTTCGCCGTCGACGACGAGGCGGCCCTTGTGGCCCTCCAGCAACGCCTGATGGCTGCAGGCTGCGAGGTGACACCGGTGGTGGACCACCACATCCTGCGCTCCATCTACTTCCACGATGTGAGCGGCATCGCCCTGGAGGCGTCGTGGTGGACTACCGGCGGCCGTGACCTCGGGTTCCGGCCCGACGACCCGGAGATGTTCGCCGACCCGGATCCCGTGCCCGCCGTGGCCGAGTTGGCCGGCGACGGGCTGTCGTCCACGCCCACCACCAGGCTGCGGTGA
- a CDS encoding DUF2236 domain-containing protein, protein MNDRSPTPAIWRRRVTEAAVGLFSHAPDPLADTFAHQGDPGLFGPTSTTWQVMSDCSTFIGGVRALLVQAAHPEVAAGVGDHSSYRDDPLGRLSRTAAYVTATAYGSLPEVDAAVALVRRRHSPVSGTSHRGVTYSAADPEMAAWVHNALVDSFLVAHRTFGPQPMSDAQADAYVAEQVRLGERMEAAPLPAGADELKTWLAGHPSLGRSPAGDDAVAFLSGPPLSGPVRTAYRIIHDAAAATIPRPILEAIGVSPRRGAVTRGRLLVRGLRSALGASPAWAAALERCAEPRPEGVRFRNPPGSTR, encoded by the coding sequence GTGAACGACCGCTCCCCGACTCCGGCCATCTGGCGCCGACGAGTCACCGAGGCGGCTGTCGGGCTGTTCAGCCACGCCCCCGACCCGCTGGCCGACACGTTCGCCCACCAGGGTGACCCTGGCCTGTTCGGACCGACGTCGACGACTTGGCAGGTGATGAGCGACTGCTCAACGTTCATCGGCGGGGTCCGGGCCCTTCTGGTCCAGGCCGCCCATCCCGAGGTGGCCGCCGGGGTGGGCGACCACTCCTCGTACCGGGACGACCCACTAGGCCGCCTGTCTCGCACCGCGGCCTACGTAACGGCCACCGCCTACGGGTCTTTGCCCGAGGTGGACGCAGCGGTCGCCCTGGTACGTCGGCGGCACAGCCCGGTGTCGGGAACCTCGCACCGGGGCGTCACCTATTCGGCTGCCGACCCGGAGATGGCAGCCTGGGTCCACAACGCCTTGGTGGATTCGTTCCTGGTAGCTCATCGCACCTTCGGACCCCAACCCATGTCGGACGCCCAGGCCGACGCCTACGTGGCCGAGCAGGTTCGCCTGGGAGAGCGTATGGAAGCTGCACCACTGCCGGCCGGTGCCGACGAGTTGAAAACCTGGTTGGCCGGGCACCCGTCCCTGGGCCGTTCCCCGGCCGGCGACGACGCCGTCGCCTTCCTCTCCGGACCTCCCTTATCTGGTCCGGTGCGGACGGCCTACCGGATCATCCACGACGCCGCGGCGGCCACCATCCCGAGGCCGATACTGGAAGCCATCGGTGTCTCACCCCGCCGGGGAGCCGTCACCCGTGGGCGCTTGCTGGTCCGCGGCCTACGTAGCGCACTCGGCGCCTCGCCGGCCTGGGCCGCCGCTCTGGAACGATGCGCCGAACCCCGCCCAGAGGGCGTGCGGTTCCGAAACCCACCCGGCTCTACCCGCTAA
- a CDS encoding NAD(P)/FAD-dependent oxidoreductase — translation MTRVAILGAGPSGLAQLRAFASAAADGTEIPDLVCYEKQEDWGGLWNYTWRTGVDEYGEPVHGSMYRYLWSNGPKECLEFADYGFEEHFGKPIASYPPREVLWDYIKGRVEKSKVRDQIRFRTPVRDVSYDDATGQFTVTAHDLKVGTVSSEEFDYVVVATGHFSVPNVPHYPGFEKFLGRILHAHDFRDAVEFAGKDILIMGASYSAEDIGSQCHKYGARNIYCTSRAGTMGFDWPDNWEEFPILTHVDGNTAHFVDGQTRDVQAIILCTGYLHHFPFMPDDLRLETKNRLWTPGLYKGVAWERNPKLFYLGMQDQYYTFNMFDAQAWWARDVMLGRIELPSAAEMAADSSRWLEREEALETAYEEIDFQGDYTQELVDATDYPDFNIGEVNRMFKEWKGHKNADIMGYRNLGFPSTLTGTEAPIHHTPWMEAMDDSMATYLLDEAPEGGG, via the coding sequence ATGACCAGAGTGGCCATCCTCGGCGCGGGCCCGAGCGGCCTGGCTCAGTTGCGGGCCTTTGCCTCGGCGGCGGCCGACGGGACCGAGATCCCCGATCTGGTGTGCTACGAGAAGCAGGAAGACTGGGGCGGCCTGTGGAACTACACGTGGCGCACCGGGGTCGACGAGTACGGCGAGCCCGTCCACGGCTCGATGTACAGGTACCTGTGGTCTAACGGTCCGAAGGAGTGCCTGGAGTTCGCCGACTATGGCTTCGAGGAGCACTTCGGGAAGCCCATCGCCTCCTATCCGCCGCGGGAAGTCCTCTGGGACTACATCAAGGGGCGCGTCGAGAAGAGCAAGGTCCGCGACCAGATCCGGTTCCGGACCCCGGTTCGCGACGTGTCCTACGACGACGCGACCGGCCAGTTCACGGTGACCGCCCATGACCTAAAGGTCGGCACCGTCAGCTCCGAGGAGTTTGATTACGTCGTCGTGGCCACTGGACATTTCTCGGTACCCAACGTGCCCCACTACCCGGGATTCGAGAAGTTCCTGGGGCGGATCCTGCACGCCCACGACTTCCGAGATGCCGTGGAGTTCGCCGGCAAGGACATCCTCATCATGGGAGCCAGTTATTCAGCCGAGGACATCGGGTCCCAGTGCCACAAGTACGGCGCTAGAAACATCTACTGCACATCACGCGCCGGCACGATGGGCTTCGACTGGCCGGACAACTGGGAAGAGTTTCCGATCCTGACCCACGTGGACGGCAACACCGCCCACTTCGTCGACGGCCAGACCCGAGATGTGCAGGCCATCATCCTGTGTACCGGCTACTTGCATCACTTCCCGTTCATGCCCGACGACCTTCGCCTTGAGACGAAGAACCGCCTTTGGACGCCCGGGCTCTACAAGGGAGTGGCCTGGGAGCGGAACCCAAAACTCTTCTACCTAGGGATGCAGGACCAGTACTACACGTTCAATATGTTCGACGCTCAGGCCTGGTGGGCCCGAGATGTGATGCTGGGACGCATCGAGTTGCCGTCAGCTGCCGAGATGGCGGCCGACAGCTCCAGGTGGCTCGAGCGCGAGGAGGCCCTGGAGACCGCCTACGAAGAGATCGACTTCCAGGGCGACTACACGCAGGAACTGGTCGATGCCACCGACTACCCCGACTTCAACATCGGCGAGGTGAACCGGATGTTCAAGGAGTGGAAGGGCCACAAGAACGCCGACATCATGGGCTACCGCAACCTCGGCTTTCCGTCAACGCTGACCGGCACGGAGGCACCGATCCACCACACTCCGTGGATGGAGGCGATGGACGACTCCATGGCGACCTACCTCCTGGACGAGGCCCCGGAGGGCGGCGGCTGA
- a CDS encoding glycine betaine/L-proline ABC transporter ATP-binding protein, with the protein MNQPKLACRNVWKLYGPDPEKFLASHDGEPDLTTIKEGGYIPAVRNASLEVHEGELVVLMGLSGSGKSTLVRCMSRLIEPTAGEIDFDGEDLRAASERELVELRRHKMGMVFQHFALFPHRTVLENVAFPLEVQGVDLATRNERALEIIDLVGLHGRGDYYPRELSGGQQQRVGIGRSLAVEPDVWFLDEPFSALDALIRRDMQDEFLRLQSTLQKTIIFITHDFDEAIRLADRIAIMRDGVIDQLGTAEELITNPGSDYVAAFTKNVSRAKLLRVHTLMGSASDDAEGEVDGRVFVASVASQILSSTVPLRVVEDGEVVGSITAAQVNEALFESE; encoded by the coding sequence ATGAACCAGCCCAAGCTCGCCTGCCGGAACGTCTGGAAGCTCTACGGGCCAGATCCCGAAAAGTTTCTGGCGTCCCATGACGGTGAGCCCGACCTGACCACCATCAAGGAGGGCGGCTACATCCCCGCCGTTCGAAACGCCTCGCTGGAGGTCCACGAGGGTGAGCTCGTCGTGCTGATGGGTCTGAGTGGCTCGGGGAAGTCCACCCTCGTCCGCTGCATGTCTCGTCTCATCGAGCCGACCGCCGGCGAGATCGACTTCGACGGCGAGGACCTGCGTGCCGCCTCCGAACGGGAGTTGGTCGAACTTCGCCGGCACAAGATGGGCATGGTGTTCCAGCACTTCGCACTGTTTCCGCACCGCACGGTGCTCGAAAATGTTGCCTTTCCGCTTGAAGTCCAGGGTGTCGACCTGGCCACCCGGAACGAGCGGGCCCTCGAGATCATCGATCTCGTCGGGCTGCACGGACGGGGCGATTACTACCCCAGGGAACTTTCCGGCGGACAGCAGCAGCGTGTCGGCATCGGTCGCTCACTGGCTGTTGAGCCTGATGTCTGGTTCCTCGATGAGCCGTTCTCCGCCCTCGATGCCCTCATCCGACGCGATATGCAAGATGAGTTCCTCCGGCTCCAGTCGACGTTGCAGAAGACGATCATCTTCATCACGCACGACTTCGACGAGGCCATCCGTCTCGCTGACCGGATCGCCATCATGCGCGACGGGGTGATCGACCAGTTGGGCACCGCTGAGGAGTTGATCACCAACCCGGGTTCGGACTACGTCGCGGCGTTTACCAAGAACGTCTCTCGGGCCAAGTTGCTCCGGGTTCATACCCTGATGGGTTCAGCCTCGGATGACGCCGAGGGCGAGGTCGACGGTCGCGTGTTTGTGGCGTCGGTGGCCAGTCAGATTCTCAGCTCCACGGTCCCGCTGAGGGTGGTCGAAGACGGCGAGGTTGTCGGCTCGATCACCGCTGCGCAGGTGAACGAAGCGCTCTTCGAGTCCGAGTGA
- a CDS encoding mandelate racemase/muconate lactonizing enzyme family protein yields MKIAEVDVFQHDLPVRGPEQGVPYRMALQDQWHLDTTIVRLACDDGTVGYGETCPLGSTYQPEHALGARAALAEMASHLIGLDPTAIGRVNSAMDEVLMGHRYAKAAVDVACWDATGKAYGIRVCDLLGGAVRERVPSYHGVLIASPEDSAADADRRQAEGFPRIQLKVGGRPVADDVAALRAVAATLRPGVRLSADANKGWTTRDAIQVSRACRDIAMVLEQPCLSYEETASLVGKVCHPIYLDESATDLMAVVTAISQRVADGFGMKVSRVGGISAMRAVRDVCAAARRPHTVDDTWGGDLVAAASLHVGATVDPANFEGTWIAEPYVDGHYDDKHGIHLDRGWIDLPPGPGLGITPDESQWGDPVMSFR; encoded by the coding sequence GTGAAGATCGCCGAGGTTGACGTGTTTCAGCACGACCTCCCCGTGCGAGGGCCCGAGCAGGGTGTTCCGTACCGGATGGCCCTCCAGGACCAATGGCATCTGGACACCACCATCGTGCGCCTCGCCTGCGACGACGGCACGGTCGGATACGGCGAGACCTGTCCGCTGGGATCGACCTACCAGCCCGAGCATGCCCTAGGCGCCCGAGCCGCCCTGGCGGAGATGGCTTCTCACCTGATCGGCTTGGATCCCACGGCCATCGGTCGGGTGAACTCCGCTATGGACGAGGTGCTGATGGGACACCGGTACGCCAAGGCGGCCGTCGATGTGGCCTGCTGGGATGCCACAGGCAAGGCCTACGGGATCCGGGTCTGTGACTTGCTGGGCGGCGCGGTCCGGGAACGGGTGCCGTCGTACCACGGCGTTCTGATCGCCTCGCCGGAAGACTCCGCAGCGGACGCTGACCGACGACAGGCCGAGGGCTTCCCGCGGATCCAGCTCAAAGTGGGAGGTCGTCCGGTGGCCGACGATGTCGCCGCGCTACGGGCCGTGGCGGCGACCCTGCGGCCTGGGGTTCGCCTGTCGGCCGACGCCAACAAGGGGTGGACCACCCGCGACGCCATCCAGGTTTCCCGGGCCTGTCGTGACATAGCGATGGTGCTCGAGCAGCCCTGCCTGAGCTACGAGGAGACGGCTTCGCTGGTAGGGAAGGTCTGCCATCCGATCTACCTCGACGAGTCGGCTACCGACCTGATGGCCGTGGTGACGGCCATCAGCCAACGGGTGGCCGACGGGTTCGGCATGAAGGTCTCTCGGGTCGGGGGCATCAGCGCCATGCGGGCTGTGCGCGACGTGTGCGCGGCGGCCCGTCGGCCCCACACGGTCGACGACACCTGGGGGGGCGACCTGGTCGCCGCGGCCAGCCTGCACGTGGGAGCCACAGTGGACCCGGCGAACTTCGAGGGAACTTGGATCGCCGAGCCTTACGTGGACGGCCACTACGACGATAAGCATGGGATCCACCTGGACAGGGGCTGGATCGACCTGCCCCCTGGCCCGGGCCTGGGTATCACCCCGGACGAGTCCCAGTGGGGCGATCCGGTGATGTCGTTCCGCTGA